A DNA window from Naumovozyma dairenensis CBS 421 chromosome 7, complete genome contains the following coding sequences:
- the POL4 gene encoding DNA-directed DNA polymerase IV (similar to Saccharomyces cerevisiae POL4 (YCR014C); ancestral locus Anc_1.429), with protein sequence MAGLFSNLKFILLPNADTNPLKFLVKLIENDEGTVVRDVDSLDEETIILINDSYVDNDNNLVQENLFEKEFELNFTVVWNFIKDHNLKCFRISCITSSIKRKKFQIGEERLININPSREENENKNEDKDGNNTVNSEDEMEGSDEEETSVESLPSPRKQSEADDVEDIAGLDDEEEVTDLSRYTTGQNDLLIKSMGTLAKKYKLKGDQFRARGYRLARASIEECPFKIESGAQAQQQLANIGPSIAKKIQLILNVGSLPGLEETVNLETTLDYFSNCHGVGAYTAKRWHLFKLNSLTDVVKKFPDELTKDWPILLGWSYYEDWSKRIRRKECEEHLAIVKRKLAKIDSNFQVELQGSYARGAETCGDIDLMFYKPGCDDTREIGYTLERLALELYEDKFVECFLQLTPTLEKIFRNVLKERFKKCGLKYPSDAIFATSNNIKKFYLGTRLPRPDYLIKDDLVGLSLQECDRYMSINKGKNANPCRRLDFFCCKWSELGAARMQWIGSAEFNRWLRILASKKGFKLSQHGLFTNEGQLLESFDEKNMFKLLGVDYLEPTQRSEGIWNKYVS encoded by the coding sequence ATGGCAGGACTCTTTTCGAATCTCAAATTTATCCTCTTACCGAATGCTGATACTAACCCTCTGAAGTTCTTAGTTAAGTTAATAGAGAATGATGAGGGGACAGTGGTTCGGGATGTAGATAGTCTAGATGAGGAGACAATCATTTTAATCAATGATTCTTATGTTGATAATGACAACAATTTAGTACAAGAAAATCTCTTTGAGAAAGAATTTGAGTTAAATTTTACAGTGGTATGGaattttatcaaagatCATAATTTAAAATGTTTTAGAATAAGTTGTATTACCTCTTCAATAAAACGTAAAAAGTTCCAGATCGGAGAGGAACGActcattaatattaatccATCAAGGGAAGAAAACGAAAATAAGAACGAGGACAAAGATGGTAATAACACCGTGAATTCTGAAGACGAAATGGAAGGTTCAGACGAAGAGGAGACTAGTGTAGAGTCACTACCGTCACCAAGAAAACAAAGTGAAGCAGATGATGTTGAGGATATTGCAGGTCTcgatgatgaagaggaagtTACAGATCTTTCGCGTTATACCACAGGGCAAAATGATCTCTTAATAAAATCGATGGGTACATTGGCCAAAAAATACAAACTAAAAGGAGATCAATTCCGTGCCAGAGGTTACAGATTAGCAAGGGCTTCAATAGAAGAGTGTCCGTTCAAAATCGAATCAGGAGCGCAAGCACAACAGCAGTTAGCAAATATTGGTCCTAGCATTGCTAAGAAGATACAACTTATCTTAAACGTTGGAAGCCTGCCAGGCTTAGAAGAAACTGTTAACTTAGAAACCACTTTGgattatttttccaattgcCATGGAGTAGGTGCGTATACTGCTAAAAGGTGgcatttatttaaattgaaCTCGTTAACTGATGTCGTAAAGAAGTTCCCCGATGAATTGACAAAGGATTGGCCAATATTACTCGGTTGGTCCTATTATGAAGACTGGTCAAAGAGAATACGAAGGAAGGAATGTGAGGAACATTTAGCTATAGTAAAACGCAAACTGGCAAAAATCGATAGTAATTTCCAAGTCGAATTGCAAGGAAGCTATGCTCGTGGTGCTGAGACTTGTGGAGATATTGATTTGATGTTTTATAAACCAGGCTGTGATGACACGCGTGAAATCGGCTATACTTTGGAAAGGCTTGCATTAGAATTATATGAGGataaatttgttgaatGCTTTTTACAACTAACGCCAActttagaaaaaatatttaggAACGTCTTAAAGGAaagattcaaaaaatgTGGTTTAAAATATCCCTCTGACGCAATTTTTGCaacatcaaataatatcaaaaagTTCTATCTGGGAACAAGATTACCAAGACCAGATTATCTAATAAAAGATGATCTCGTTGGCTTATCACTGCAAGAATGTGATCGCTACATGTCAATAAATAAAGGAAAGAATGCCAATCCTTGCAGAAGATTAGATTTCTTCTGTTGTAAATGGTCCGAGCTGGGTGCCGCAAGAATGCAGTGGATTGGATCTGCAGAATTTAATAGATGGTTGAGGATACTTGCTAGTAAGAAAGGGTTCAAGTTGAGTCAACATGGATTATTTACCAATGAAGGTCAATTATTGGAAAGTTTTGATGagaaaaatatgtttaaaCTACTTGGAGTAGATTACTTAGAGCCTACGCAAAGAAGTGAAGGTATATGGAACAAGTATGTATCATAA